The proteins below come from a single Gimesia alba genomic window:
- a CDS encoding peptidylprolyl isomerase produces the protein MSENRRAEVDAALADVDFDKFNYQVVFETSKGTIKMDLYPDVAPGHCRNIIGLTKIGFYDGIIFHRVIPDFVVQVGCPQGTGTGGPGYTIDAEFNNIPHETGVLSMARTNDPNSAGSQFFICLGRVPHLDNSYTVFGKTSDADSEAVVLEIGNVETNHSDRPLEDVKIISSEVIATEK, from the coding sequence GTGTCTGAAAACCGTCGCGCAGAAGTCGATGCCGCGTTGGCCGATGTTGATTTCGACAAATTCAATTATCAGGTCGTCTTCGAAACCTCAAAAGGAACAATCAAGATGGACTTGTATCCCGATGTCGCACCGGGACACTGCCGCAATATTATCGGCCTGACCAAGATCGGCTTTTACGATGGAATTATCTTCCATCGCGTGATTCCCGATTTTGTCGTTCAGGTCGGTTGCCCTCAGGGAACCGGAACTGGCGGACCGGGTTATACGATTGATGCCGAGTTCAACAACATTCCCCACGAAACCGGCGTGTTGTCGATGGCCCGTACGAATGATCCGAATTCGGCTGGCTCGCAGTTCTTCATCTGCCTGGGCCGCGTGCCTCATCTGGATAACTCCTACACGGTCTTTGGAAAAACGAGCGATGCGGATAGTGAAGCCGTCGTCCTGGAAATTGGAAACGTCGAAACCAATCACAGTGATCGCCCGCTGGAAGATGTGAAAATCATCTCATCTGAGGTCATCGCGACTGAAAAGTAA